The following is a genomic window from Campylobacter lari subsp. lari.
GATGCAAGCGAAATTATAAAAAATAAAATAAATACTATCTTTTTTGAAAATCAAAGATTAAATCAAGAAATGATAGATAGTGTCAAAAAATTAGAGGAAATAAAATATGATATTGGCATAAAGTATAAAGAAATAATACAAGCTTATAATCTTTTACTAGAAACCAAAGAGAGTTTAGAAGAGTTAAAAGAAGTTATTGCTTTATACAAAGAATTTGAAAACGACATTAAATCATATTCAGAGCTTATAAAAAATTTCAAAGAACAAATTGCGAATTTAGAAAGTGATTTAGAAAATAAAGCACAAGGTTTACACGAAGCTTTAGAAGCAAAAGGTGAACAAGTAATCTCATCCATAGAAACAGCAAAAAATGAAGCTATTGTTAAATTTGATGAGCTTGTTGCAAAATGTGAAGGATATAAAATACATTTTGAGCAAAGTTATGATAGGTTTAATCAAAGAGCTTTAATAGCTAATGAAGATTTGGGGAGACTAGCAGAAGTTGCTAAAAAAGAGCTAGGCAATGACAAGTTAATCTATGAGACAGAATTAAAAGCTTTGCGTGATAGCACTATCGAAGCTATGAATGATATCTATCAAAAAATGTGCGATGATGCAACAGGTATAGTTTCCAATATAGAAGAAAGAGAAAGTAATTTTAGAGAATATATAGAAACATCAAAAGCTTTGATTGATAATTTAACTCAAATTTTTATCACTACTTATCAAGGGTATAAAAATGAATTTGATGTTTTTGTAAATAATCATTTGCAAAATTTACATACTCAAAAAGAAGAATATAAACAAGAACTTGATGTAAAAAAAGAAGAATGTAAAGTCGAACTTGATGCAAAAAAAGATGAGTGTTTGGAAGAGATAGATGCAAAGGCTATTGATTATGATATAGTGAGTATAAAAGAAGAGCTAGAATATATACTTTCTTTACTTGAAAAAGATGAAGAGCTAACAAATAAAGAAGAGAGTATAAAAAATTTAGAAGATGAAATAAAAAATAAAGAAGAAATTATAAAGGATTTAGAAGAAAAAATAGAACAAGGCTTATCTCAAGAGCCACCTCAAGATGTTAGTAACTTAGAAAATCAAAAAGAACAAATAGAAGAAGAACTCAAGCAAGCTCAAGAGGAATTAACACAAAAAAAGAACGAATTAGAGCAAATTTTAGAAGATAAAAGTTTGGTTGATTTAAAGACTTTAAATGAAGCTCTTGCTTTAAAGATAAACAAAAATGGCGATGAAAGTATAAATGGAATAAAAACATTTACAGAAAATGCAGTATTTAATAAAGAGGTGCAAGTTAAAGGAGCGTTAAGAGCTTTACTTGATTTGATAATAACTAGAAATCTAAGTGTAACTGGCACTACTACTTTGAATGGAAATACCACAACGAAAGTTTTTACAGCCACAGAAAATGCAGTATTTAACAAAGAGGTGCAAGTTAAAGGAGCGTTAAGAGCTTTACTTGATTTGATAATAACTAGAAATCTAAGTGTAACTGGCACTACTACTTTGAATGGAAATACCACAACGAAAGTTTTTACAGCCACAGAAAATGCAGTATTTAACAAAGAGGTGCAAGTTAAAGGAGCGTTAAGAGCTTTACTTGATTTGATAATAACTAGAAATCTAAGTGTAACTGGCACTACTACTTTGAATGGAAATACCACAACGAAAGTTTTTACAGCCACAGAAAATGCAGTATTTAACAAAGAGGTGCAAGTTAAAGGAGCGTTAAGAGCTTTACTTGATTTGATAATAACTAGAAATCTAAGTGTAACTGGCACTACTACTTTGAATGGAAATACCACAACGAAAGTTTTTACAGCCACAGAAAATGCAGTATTTAACAAAGAGGTGCAAGTTAAAGGAGCGTTAAGAGCTTTACTTGATTTGATAATAACTAGAAATCTAAGTGTAACTGGCACTACTACTTTGAATAATACTCTAACCGCAAATGGAACTACTAATTTAAATGGAAATACTACTTTTAAGCTTATTCCAAATTGTGCAGTTAATCCAACAGCTGATAATCATTTAGCTAGAAAGTGGTATGTAGATTATGGTGGTGGTATTAAAAATTTAGGAACAGTAGGTTCAACAAACATAGACTTAAGACAAGCTCAACATTTTATTTTAACAGCAAATGCAAATACAGAGTTGGGCATAGCTAATTGGGGCGGGGCAGGTAAAAGTGGAACCATAACCATAAATAATTGTCAAAACATAAAATCTTTTAAAGCACCATTTAAATTTAGAATAGCACAAAGTGGTTTTAGTGGAACTGAGACCTTTGCTTATTTTTGTATAGCAGCAAATAACATCAGATTAGTAAGGTCTTAATATGAATACTCTAATGCTTGCAAATTCAATATTTCAAGTTAATTTACCTCCAGAACTTGGCGGAGGTGTGGCTAATTATAATTATATGTTTAGTTTAAATAATCTAGTAAGGCCTAATGAATATGTTGTGCCTGCTAATTTAGCAAATAAAGAAGTTTTAGTTGTAGGAGAAGTTTGGACTGCAAACAACATGAATAATAAAACTTCAGCAAATTCTATTGATATAACTTGGAATAATTATGCTAATTCGCATCGTTTTTATGGTCCATCAAGATCATACACAGCTAATAAAAAAATACCCGTAAAAGCAAAAATAAAATTTGGCGCTATAAACTCAAATAAAATTAGATTTTCTTCATATCAAACAGGTAGTCACAACGCATATGCAGGATGGGATACTAGCGATTGTAGTTTGCAATGTCGTGGAAACTTGACATTTTATTATAACTAAGGAGGAAAGATGTTTTACAAGATAGATGATAAGGCTTTTTTTAATGAAGATGTGTATTTAAAAAAAGTTATTATTAAAGTAGATGAGGAAGAATTAGAAGGAGAAGATACTTATTTTTTAAGTAAATTAAATGATGATGAGCTTAAAGCTCTTGGTTTTGCTAGAGTGAGTGAGCAAGAATTGCCAAGTTTTGATGAAAAAAGCCAAGAGCTTGTTAGAAAAGAAGAATTTGATGAGCTAAGTAATATCTTTCATATAAAATATGAAGTACGCCAAAAAAGCTTAGAAGAACTAAAAACAATTAAGCTTGATGAAATAAGAGCTAAAAGAGATGAAGCTTTAGAAAGTGGACTTGTTTATAATGAGCATACTTTCCAAACAAGAGAAAAAGATAAGCTTAATATCAATGGAGCTGTAACTAATTTAATGCTTGATATGCAAAGTAAAGCTAACTCAATTTCTGAAATCATTTGGATTGATATCAATGATGAAAAAGTAACTTTTACACCACAAGATTTTTTAAAATTTGCTTCAATGGTGGCTTTTCATACCCAAGAAATTACCTTTAAAGCAAATGAATTAAAAGAAAGAATAGAGCAAGCTAAATCTGAGCAAGATTTAGAAGCTATTGTTTGGGAGGATTAATATGTCTCATTTAGAAAATTCAGCCAATATAGCTTTATTTGGAGGTTCTTTTATCTTAGCTTTTTTCTTTCAGTTTTTAGCATATACTGGTATTAAAGAAGCTCAAGCTTTTACTTTGTTTATTATTTTTATATTTTCAGCAATAGTAGGTTTTTGCAGAACTTTAGCTTTAAATGAGAGTACTAAAGTTTATACCTTTTCTGATCTTTTGTCAAAGTTTTTAATGTTAGGAATACCTTTTATGTTTGCTTTGGGTGCAAAGCAAATAGATGCTTTATATTATTTTGTAGATTATAGTTTTAGCTTCTTGATTTTAGGAGAAATCCTTTCTGTAATGATTAATATTCAATGTATAAAAACAAGAAAGGCAATAGCTGAAGTAGACATTTACAATATTGCAGTTGAGAAAATAAAGAATTTTTCAAGCGGTTTTTTAAAAACAAATACTTATATAAAAGAAGAAGAAAAGGGTAGGCAAGATGATAAGAAAAACACTTAAAAGGGTTATAGTTAAACCTTTTGGTAAAGATAGATTTGAAGTTGTAAAAGAATTTGAAGTTAGTTTGTGTGGTTTAAATTTTATCGTGCCAAAAGGCTTTATTAGTGATGGTGCTTCAGTGCCACGCATTTTTTGGAGTATTTATCCTCCATATAAAAGTGAGTATTTTAGTGCTAGCATCGTGCATGATTATTTATGCCAAAAAGCATATTCAAAAGATGATTATAAGTTAGCAGATAAAGTTTTAAAAGAAGCTATGAGTGAGCTTGGTTGCTCTAAAGTAAAGACTTTTATTTTTTATCATGCGTGTAATACATTCCATGTGGTTAAATGTTTTTTGAAAGGAATAAAATGAGTTTAGAACAAGTTATTCAAACACAAAATGAAAGCTTAAATGAGCTTAAAAACAAAATGGAAAAATTGGTGCAATTTTATGAAAATGGTAAGATAGATAAAGAAGAATTGATAAAAATCATAAATGAAGAGCTAGATAAGATAAATCTAGATGATAGTATAAAAGATGGTATTTTATCTTATATTACAGAAAATCAAGCTAGTTTAAAAGGCGAAAAAGGCGATGCATTTACTTATGAAGATTTTACGCCTGAGCAACTTCAAAGTTTAAAAGGCGATAGTGGGGCCAAAGGAGAAGATGGAAAAAGTGCTTATGAACTTTGGCTTAACAAAGAAGGTAATGCGGGAAAAAGTGAAGATGAGTTTTTAGCTTCTTTAAAGGGTGAAAAAGGAGACAAAGGCGAAGCAGGGGAGCAAGGAGCCAAAGGTGAAAAAGGAGATAAAGGTGATAGTATATCTAAAGAAGATCTAAAGCCCATAGTAAAAGAAGTTGTAGATGAATTAGGTATCTCAAATGGTGGTATAGTGGGTGAAGATGGTCAGGTAATAACAGATGATAAGCTAAAAGAAGTTATAAGCAGTGTTACTATGCCTTTTCTTGAAGAAAATATTATAAAAATTTCAACCATAGAAAACAATTGTTTGAGTACTTTTTTAAATGCTATGCAAAACAATGCATTGATGTGTAATATTGCAAACACTCCTCCACCTGAAAAAATTGGAAACTACGTAGGATATGAAAAAGGCTTTATATGGGTTGATAAAAGTACTACTCCAAATACATTTTATGTAAGTAATTTAACTGAATGGGTAAAAGTCGAACTTTCAAAAGAAATACCAATAAATAAGCTATCTTTTAAGGTTTCAAGAAATAATGTAGCTACAACTTACTCAGCTTGTTGTGTTTCTAATTTTGGTCTTATTGATATAAATGCAAATGCAATATTTGCTAAGGAAGCTAATATTGCTACAAGTCCAAATGGAAGTGTTGTTTTTGAAATAAATGGAAAAGATTATACGGCTACTATATCAAGCACTATACCACTTTATGGAACAGGCTATACATACAATATTTTTCAAGCTAACAATAAATCTTTACTAAGTGGTGCCTTAACAAATGATGGAATTTATGAATATACACTTATATTTGATCAACCTTTGCCAGCAAATATTATAGGTTTTGGATTGCGTCCTTATGGGAATGTTGTTAGCAGAGATTGGACTCCTAAGATGATTTTAGAAGCTTTTTCAAATGGTATCTTAGAACCTATGAGCAGATTAGAAAAAATCGCAAAGACTAATGCAGAAGTTTCTAAAAAAGGCATATATGCAATAGATATTAGAACAGGTGATGATATTTCTAAAGATGTAACATCATACTCACAATGGAACATAAAATAAATCAAAAAGGAGAATAAATGAAACTAAAATTAACTAGAAAGTATTTAAGAAATACTTGTGTCATAGGAGAGTTTAAAGTATTAGATGAAAAAGAAAATATTCTTTTTGAATGTTTTTCTTTAGAAGAAGATAAAGAAGGTGTTGAAAGAGAAAAAGACTTAAGAGTTCCTGCGGGAGTTTATAATCTAAAAAGACATATACTATCTAGTTTTAATGATAAAGGTAAAAGGGTAGTAGCAGGAGTTAAGGTTTTAAACGATGATGATAGCGTTGTAAATATCTACAACGATGATGTACCTTTTGATAGACATATTTTAATACATTGGGGAAATACAGACAAAGATACAAAAGGTTGTATTTTACTAGGTTTAACTAAGAGCGATGAAAGTATAGGCCAAAGCAGACAAGCTTGTAAAGAATTATATGACTTGTTATATCAGCAAGATTTATCAAATATAAAATTAGAAATCACAAACAAATTTTAGAAAGGAGATAAAAGTTTAAGTAAGCCAAAGGTGGTATTCTAGCTCCCCTTTTTAAAGGGGAAATCAAAGCTAATAAGCCTTGACTATAATTATACAAAGTAGTATAATTATTACTAGAATTTTATGGTTCAATTTAATCACCACCTAACTGAGTGTTGATTAACACCAAAGGCGGCCACCTTTGGTGTTCCACCCTTTGAAATTATACTCAAATCTTACTTAAACTTCTAAAATAAGAAATGATAAATCTTTTATTTAAAAACACAAAGCTTTATATTGCTTTAGCATTAATGCTTATGCTTAATGTATTTTTATATCTTAAGCTAGATAGCACAAACGCAAAATTAGAAAAAAGTCAAAGTGATTTAAATTTAGCTTTGGGTGTAAATAATGAACTCACGAGGATTACTCAGGAGTTGAAAGCAAGACACGAACAAGAGCTAAAAGCACTATTTCATGCAAATACTCAAAAAAATCAAATCAAAACAAGGGTTGATGATGTTAAAAACTATATATCCAAAAGCAATGAAACTAATACCACTAAGCTTTTTAATGCTATGCTTGATAGGCTGTGGGAGCAAAACACAAGTATTAACCAAAATACAAATTCAAAAAGTACAAATACCAAATGAGCTTTTAGAATTTGATAGAGCGCATAAACCTATAGTTCAAGATGAAAAAGATATATTAAAAGCTTATAGTGAGCTTTTTTATCACTATAAGCAATGTGAGATCAATATAGATAAAATAAAGGAGTTGAATGATGAATTATGAGCAAAGATTAAATCAATTTAAAAAAATATATCCCGAAATTTTAGAGTTAAGCTTGGCGGAAAAATCCCCATTTGGAGAATTAAAAAAGATATTAGATGATAGCATAAAAAATGATGTTATTAAAAATGAAGAGCAGTTTAAAACTTTAGCGAATGCATTATCTTTAGTAGGCCAAAGCATAGTAGCACAAAGCCAAGTAACATCTCTTAATATGATTTTGCAAGGCGATGAAAATGAAGTTAATTTTTATGCTAATGAGTTAAAAAAAGCACAAACAGAAACAGAAAAAGCACAAACTGATTTGGTTGTAAGACAGACTAAGCAAATAGATGATGATATTGAATTAAAAGAGCAGGGGCTTAATATTGAAAGAAATATTTCCATAGAGAAAATTAATTTATTAAAAGCACAAACAGAAACAGAAAAAGCACAAACTGATTTGGTTGTAAGACAGACTAAGCAAATAGATGATGATATTGAATTAAAAGAGCAGGGGCTTAATATTGAAAGAAATATTTCCATAGAGAAAATTAATTTATTAAAAGCACAAACAGAAACAGAAAAGAAAAAACCAGCACTTATAGTTAGACAACAAGAACAAATAGATGATATGTTAAGAATAGAAATGGCAAAAGTTGCACAAGGATATAGTTTTGGGCTAAGCGCAGGTGGACTTGAAATACCAAAAGAGTTGGAAGCTTGGGTAAGAGAAAAAATTGAAAATATAGATAAATGATTGATAAAAAATATAGAACTCCAAAATATTTTTTAAGAGCCAAATATCCACAGAATGCAAATGACATAGGATATGTAGAATGCTATCAAGCTTGGTTTTTATACGGAACTACCTTTGTGCATAAATATGTAGAGCTTTTGCATAAACAATTAATAAGAAAAGGTAGGGCTGTAAAAACAAGAATTTATCACCCGCTCTTCCCAAATTCCTATGGGATTGATTTTTATGATATTAAAAGTCCTTCTAGGGCTCCATATAATTACCATAATAGTGGGGATTTGGGGTTAAATCAGTTTTTTGTAGGTCAAAACCCTTATGAATGGTATAGAGGAGACCCTGGAGATAAAAGTGGAATATATCATGATACTTGTCAAATTGTAAGGAAAAGACAAAATTTAAGCTTGTTTAACTTTGATTTTCATGGAAAAAATGTTGTTACAAACCCTAGCTATCTTTTAAAATACAAAGAAGAGTTAAAGAATTTTTATTATCTACATGATCTTACTTTTGAAAAAATACATGGCTTTTATGGTGCTATAGTCCCTGGATATGGTAAGCCAAAATATATTTTTGTAAAATCTAATATAATTAATAACGAGCTTATAAAACCTAATTTTATTTTACCGGATAAAGACAAATTTAAGCCAAGTTTAGTAGAGAGTGAAGATGGTAGATATTACAATTTAAGACCATATTATGATGAGTTCTTGAGATTAAATAAAAATGTATTTATTGTACCTGAAAAAATATCTAATATTGATTTTTTAAGTGCATTTAACAATAACATCAATGTTTCTAAATTAGGCGATATATTTCACCCTCTAGCATTTCTTTCTAATTTAAATAATATAGCTTATCAAGAGCCTGTTGTTTTGAGAAGTCAGAATAGTCTTTTTAATAAAAATATTTCATTGATGCCTTGTTATAATAATGAAAGCAATATGCCTTATGGAAGAAAAGATAGATGGTTTATTTTATGGGATAGTATGTATGATCTTTATGTGAAAGAAGATAAGGAATGGTGGGAGTTTATAATAGCTCCTGTTGTTTCTGCTGTGATTGTTTTTATTAGTTTTTATACAGGTGGAGTTATAGGTGGGGCTTTAGGTGGTATGATAGGCGGAGCTTCGGCTACAATTATAACAAATATAACAATCGCACTTAGTACGCTTGGAGGTGTTATAGACGCATTAAGTTTTTTAGGCATAGTAGATAATGGAAGTTCTTTAGCTAAAATAAATAAAGTTTTAAAATTGGTTTTAGCTGTTGCAGGATTGGTAAGTGCTGGATATAAAATAGGAGTTGATATTAATAGTGCAATTTCTAATCAAACCCCTATAGTTGATGTTTTAATTAATAAAGATGCTACATCTTCAGATATTATAGGTTATATTAGTGATATATTTTTAAGCTCTAATTTAAAAGAAGCTAGTTTGCCTTTAGATGAAAATAGTGATATTGATGAGCATGTTTTTTTTGGAGAGGCTTCGAAGGAAGATGTTGAAATGGTAACTAAAAATCTACTAAATGAAAACTGGTATAGTTTTGACACCTTAGATATTTTAAATGAAAAAGATGTTGAGATATAATTTAGATAATTAAGTTTTGTCTAATATATTTTAAAGTATCTTTTGGAAAATAAAAAATATATGTTCTTAGCAAATTATACCCATTTTATACCTATTTGTGAATTTTTTGGTATAAAATATCTATAAATAAGCTATTTTATAGCATAGTTCAAACCTTGCTGGGGACACCATTTTAAGGAAAAATATGTTTCATATAGTCTTGGTCGAGCCTCGTATACCGCAAAATACAGGAAGTATAGGTAGAATGTGCTTTAATGCAGGTTTTACTTTGCATATCATCAATCCACTTTTTAGTATAGATGAAAAAGCAGTTAAAAGGGCAGGACTTGATTATTGGAAAAAATTAAATCCTATGCTTTGGAATAATTTAGAAGATTTTTTAAAAAAATATGAAAAATTTCAAGATAGATTTTTCTTTGCGACAACTAAAACAAATCAAGCTTATTTTGATGTTAAATTTCAAGAGGGGGATTTTTTGTTTTTTGGAAGCGAGAGTTTTGGTTTGCCAGAACAGCTTATGCAAAAAAATTGGAAAAATGCCATTACTATACCTATGAAAGATTGTGGCAGAAGTTTAAATTTAGCCACAAGCGTGGGTATAGTGAGTTATGAAGCTTTAAGACAAAATTTTGCTTCTTTTAAAAAATCTTAGTGATTTAAAACTTGATTTAAAAATTCTTTCAATCTTTCATTTTTTGGGTTTTCAAAGGCTATTTTGGGACACTCATCTACTGCTATAATGCCTTTATCCATGAAAAAAATTCGATTAGCTACATTTCTTGCAAAACCCATTTCGTGAGTAACTACAAGCATGGTAAGTCCTTCTTTAGCTACTTCTTTCATGATATTTAAAACTTCACCTATCATTTCAGGATCAAGGGCTGAAGTTGGCTCATCAAATAAAATCACATCAGGGTTCATCATCAAAGATCTTGCTATAGCAATGCGTTGTTTTTGTCCGCCTGAAAGTTTATGGGGAAAATAATTTTCTTTATCACTTAATCCAACTTTTTCAAGTAATTTTCTCGCTTTTTTTATAGCCTCATCTTTGCTCATGATTTTAGTTTGCACAGGAGCTAGACATAAATTTTCTAAAACATTTTTATTATTAAAAAGGTTAAAGTGTTGAAATACCATACTTACTTTTTGACGAATTTGATTGATATCTGCTTTGTTATCAAGTACATTAACATCATTGATATAAATATTACCACTATCTGGTGTTTCAAGTTTATTTAAACAGCGTAAAAAGGTACTTTTACCACCTCCACTAGGCCCTATAATAGCAATAATATCACCTTTGTGTACTTCAACACTAATATCTTTTAAAACTTCTAAATCTCCGTATTTTTTAACTAAATTTTCTATTTTAATCATGTTTGTTTAATCTTTCTTCTAGAATTCTTGCAAATAGTGTAAAAATTTTAACACTTACATAATACACAAGTCCTGTAAAAATGATAGGTTTAGGATTATAATAAATTGCTTGTAAGCTTTTACTTTGCATGGTTATATCCATAACGCTAATATAACCTACTATTGAAGTTTCTTTAAATAAAGAAATAAATTCATTCATTAAAGAAGGTAAAATGTTTTTAATTGCCTGTGGGAAGATGATTAGTCTCATAGAAGCAGAATAATTAAGTCCCATAGCTCTTGCTGCTTCCATTTGCCCTTTATCTACGCTTTGTATTCCACTTCTTACAATCTCAGCTACATATGCTGAACTATTAAGCCCAAGTGCGATAATAGCTACATAAAAATTATCACTCCAAGTAGCAAAAATCACTACTGAAAAAATTAAAAGTTGTAAAAGAATAGGAGTTCCGCGTATGATGTCTATGTATTCATCTATAATAAAATTTAAACTTTGGATTTCTAAAAATCTCAAAAATGCTAGGAAAAAACCAAGCACAATACCTATTAAAATTCCACCCACTGTTAAACCAAGTGTTATGAAATAACTATGAACATAAGCTTTAGCTTCTATAGTATAAGCATATTCTCCTGTGGCTAAACCATTTTGATCTTTAACTTGTAAAATTTCAATAGGAAATGAAAAATAAGCCCAAAAAACAATAATGGCAAAAAATACAAAAATTTTCATCGTATTTTGTTTCAATTTAAACACCTTATAGAATTTTAAAAAAACTAAGTGTATAAAAATTAAGTTTTCTTTTTACTTAAAAGCATTTTTATATGTTTTTTTGGTAAATATCGTGAGTTAAATTTTCACATAGCTATAAAAAATAAAATAAAATTAATATAAAATTATATTTTTTTGTAGCAAATTCATTTTTTTATGATAAATTTACACTCAATTAAAATATAAAAAGGAGATAAATATGGATTTAATATCCCAATTTGTTGGCTTTGTAAATAATCAATATTATTCCATTTTGGTTATTTTGCTTATTATTGTAGGGTTTTATTATAGTTATTTGACGGGTTTTGTGCAATTTCGAATGCTTCCTTATGTGTTTGATATCTTGACAGAAAAGCAAGAAAAGCATGAAAAACACCATATTACTCCTTTTCAAGCTTTGATGATTTCAACAGCTTCAAGAGTTGGTATAGGAAATATCGCAGGTATCGCAGTAGCAGTTGTTTTGGGCGGGCCTGGTGCTTTATTTTGGATGTGGGCTATGGCATTTTTTGGAGGGGCTTCAGCCTTTGCAGAAAGTACTTTAGCACAAGTTTATAAAAGCCGTGATGGTAAAAGTTTTAAAGGTGGTCCTGCTTATTATATTAGCAAAGCTTTAAATTTAAAATGGCTTGGAGCTGTTTTTGCGGTGATTTTAATCATTACTTATGCATATGGTTTTAATGGTCTTCAAAGTCAAACTATGACTTCAGCATTTGAGTTTTACTATAAAGGTATGGTTGATGCTAGTGAAGTAAGCTTTGCTCAAAGTTGGTGGCCTATTGTGATAGGAGCAATCTTAGCTGTTTTTGCTGCTTATATGTTTTTTGGTGATCATACTAAAATAGGTAAAGTAAGCTCAGTTATCGTTCCTATTATGGCGATGATTTATGTGGGTTTATCTATCATAGCGATGTTTATGAATTTTGATAAAATTCCTGAAGTATTTTCTATGATTTTTAAAAGTGCTTTTGATTTTGAAGCTATTTTTGGTGGATTTGCAGGATCAGCTTTGGTTATAGGTATAAAAAGAGGATTATTTTCAAATGAAGCGGGTATGGGTTCAGCGCCAAATGCAGCAGCTTCTGCTCTTACAACTCATCCTGCAAAACAAGGGGTTATTCAAGCATTTTCTGTATTAATTGATGTGATTATTTGCACAAGTTCAGGATTTTTAGTGTTATTTTCACTTGCTTATGCAAACAACATTGGTGTAGATGGCAAGCCTATTTTAACAGCACTACCTTTGGTGCAAGAATCTATGAAAGAATATTATGGAAATTTAGGTGTGCATTTTACTACTGTTAGTATAGTTTTATTTGCTATTACTTCTTTGATAGGAAATTATTATTATGCTCAAGCAAATATTAAATACCTTACTCAAAATCCTATTATTATTAATCTTTTTAAAGCAAGCGCTGTGCTTATGATTTTTATTGGTGCAAATATGGATTTAAAATTTGCATGGGATTTAGCTGATACTACTATGGCGTTTATGGCTACGATTAATATCATTTCTATTTTATTGCTTGGTGGTATAGTGAAAAAGGTATTAAAAGACTTTAGCGAGCAAAAAAGACAAGGTAGGGATCCAGTATTTAGTGCTTCAAAGCTTGGTATTAAAAACGCAGAGTGTTGGGATTGATGATAGATTATATTATTATTGCTTTGTTTGTAGCTTTTATGGTTTTTCTTGTGTTTGGCTTTAACCGCCAAATGCAAGAAAAAGCCAAACAAAGAGAAGAAAAACTAAAAACAAAGAAAGATTTTAAAAAAAATAGGTAAAATACACTAAAAATTTTTAAAAAAGAGTGTAAAATGAAATTATTAATAGAAGTAGGCACAGAAGAACTTCCTGCTATTCCTTTATTGAAAGAACTTCCAAATATTAGTCAAAAATGGGAAAAAATTTTACAAGAGTATCATTTAGAAGCTGAATTTAAATTTTTTTATACGCCTAGAAGATTAGTTTTTATCCATGAAAATTTTAA
Proteins encoded in this region:
- a CDS encoding amino acid ABC transporter ATP-binding protein, translated to MIKIENLVKKYGDLEVLKDISVEVHKGDIIAIIGPSGGGKSTFLRCLNKLETPDSGNIYINDVNVLDNKADINQIRQKVSMVFQHFNLFNNKNVLENLCLAPVQTKIMSKDEAIKKARKLLEKVGLSDKENYFPHKLSGGQKQRIAIARSLMMNPDVILFDEPTSALDPEMIGEVLNIMKEVAKEGLTMLVVTHEMGFARNVANRIFFMDKGIIAVDECPKIAFENPKNERLKEFLNQVLNH
- a CDS encoding alanine/glycine:cation symporter family protein, with amino-acid sequence MDLISQFVGFVNNQYYSILVILLIIVGFYYSYLTGFVQFRMLPYVFDILTEKQEKHEKHHITPFQALMISTASRVGIGNIAGIAVAVVLGGPGALFWMWAMAFFGGASAFAESTLAQVYKSRDGKSFKGGPAYYISKALNLKWLGAVFAVILIITYAYGFNGLQSQTMTSAFEFYYKGMVDASEVSFAQSWWPIVIGAILAVFAAYMFFGDHTKIGKVSSVIVPIMAMIYVGLSIIAMFMNFDKIPEVFSMIFKSAFDFEAIFGGFAGSALVIGIKRGLFSNEAGMGSAPNAAASALTTHPAKQGVIQAFSVLIDVIICTSSGFLVLFSLAYANNIGVDGKPILTALPLVQESMKEYYGNLGVHFTTVSIVLFAITSLIGNYYYAQANIKYLTQNPIIINLFKASAVLMIFIGANMDLKFAWDLADTTMAFMATINIISILLLGGIVKKVLKDFSEQKRQGRDPVFSASKLGIKNAECWD
- a CDS encoding amino acid ABC transporter permease, producing the protein MKIFVFFAIIVFWAYFSFPIEILQVKDQNGLATGEYAYTIEAKAYVHSYFITLGLTVGGILIGIVLGFFLAFLRFLEIQSLNFIIDEYIDIIRGTPILLQLLIFSVVIFATWSDNFYVAIIALGLNSSAYVAEIVRSGIQSVDKGQMEAARAMGLNYSASMRLIIFPQAIKNILPSLMNEFISLFKETSIVGYISVMDITMQSKSLQAIYYNPKPIIFTGLVYYVSVKIFTLFARILEERLNKHD
- a CDS encoding DUF1353 domain-containing protein, which gives rise to MIRKTLKRVIVKPFGKDRFEVVKEFEVSLCGLNFIVPKGFISDGASVPRIFWSIYPPYKSEYFSASIVHDYLCQKAYSKDDYKLADKVLKEAMSELGCSKVKTFIFYHACNTFHVVKCFLKGIK
- a CDS encoding DUF5675 family protein; translation: MKLKLTRKYLRNTCVIGEFKVLDEKENILFECFSLEEDKEGVEREKDLRVPAGVYNLKRHILSSFNDKGKRVVAGVKVLNDDDSVVNIYNDDVPFDRHILIHWGNTDKDTKGCILLGLTKSDESIGQSRQACKELYDLLYQQDLSNIKLEITNKF
- a CDS encoding DUF4376 domain-containing protein, translating into MFYKIDDKAFFNEDVYLKKVIIKVDEEELEGEDTYFLSKLNDDELKALGFARVSEQELPSFDEKSQELVRKEEFDELSNIFHIKYEVRQKSLEELKTIKLDEIRAKRDEALESGLVYNEHTFQTREKDKLNINGAVTNLMLDMQSKANSISEIIWIDINDEKVTFTPQDFLKFASMVAFHTQEITFKANELKERIEQAKSEQDLEAIVWED
- a CDS encoding tRNA (cytidine(34)-2'-O)-methyltransferase, encoding MFHIVLVEPRIPQNTGSIGRMCFNAGFTLHIINPLFSIDEKAVKRAGLDYWKKLNPMLWNNLEDFLKKYEKFQDRFFFATTKTNQAYFDVKFQEGDFLFFGSESFGLPEQLMQKNWKNAITIPMKDCGRSLNLATSVGIVSYEALRQNFASFKKS
- a CDS encoding collagen-like protein; protein product: MSLEQVIQTQNESLNELKNKMEKLVQFYENGKIDKEELIKIINEELDKINLDDSIKDGILSYITENQASLKGEKGDAFTYEDFTPEQLQSLKGDSGAKGEDGKSAYELWLNKEGNAGKSEDEFLASLKGEKGDKGEAGEQGAKGEKGDKGDSISKEDLKPIVKEVVDELGISNGGIVGEDGQVITDDKLKEVISSVTMPFLEENIIKISTIENNCLSTFLNAMQNNALMCNIANTPPPEKIGNYVGYEKGFIWVDKSTTPNTFYVSNLTEWVKVELSKEIPINKLSFKVSRNNVATTYSACCVSNFGLIDINANAIFAKEANIATSPNGSVVFEINGKDYTATISSTIPLYGTGYTYNIFQANNKSLLSGALTNDGIYEYTLIFDQPLPANIIGFGLRPYGNVVSRDWTPKMILEAFSNGILEPMSRLEKIAKTNAEVSKKGIYAIDIRTGDDISKDVTSYSQWNIK